One Thermus sp. CCB_US3_UF1 DNA window includes the following coding sequences:
- a CDS encoding MoxR family ATPase — protein MAESLPQALSRLQAALHGVLFGQEAAIEALLATLLARGHALLEGVPGLGKTLLAESFARGSGLSYKRIQFTPDLLPQDLTGSEVFREGRFVFLPGPIFAQVVLADEINRAPPKVQSALLEAMQERAVTAGGVRHPLPEPFFVVATQNPLELEGTYPLPEAQLDRFAAKIPFRPPRREVWLRILTEEPRPPEPLEVDFLQAQREAGEVRVAKEALEAITHVAFLTGEDRRLRMGLSPRGAKAWLALAKALAYLRGKPLVDWKELKDAAFLALPHRLFLTEEALYEGETAEGVLKEVLRKGGVP, from the coding sequence ATGGCGGAAAGCCTCCCCCAGGCCCTATCCCGGTTGCAAGCCGCCCTCCATGGGGTCCTCTTCGGCCAGGAGGCGGCCATCGAAGCCCTTCTGGCCACCCTCCTGGCCCGGGGGCACGCCCTGCTGGAAGGGGTGCCGGGCCTGGGCAAAACCCTCCTGGCGGAAAGCTTCGCCCGGGGAAGCGGCCTTTCCTACAAGCGCATCCAGTTCACCCCGGACCTCCTGCCCCAGGACCTGACGGGGAGCGAGGTCTTCCGGGAAGGCCGCTTCGTCTTCCTCCCGGGGCCCATCTTCGCCCAGGTGGTCCTGGCGGACGAGATCAACCGGGCCCCGCCCAAGGTGCAGTCGGCCCTCCTCGAGGCCATGCAGGAACGGGCGGTGACCGCCGGGGGGGTGCGCCACCCCCTGCCCGAACCCTTCTTCGTGGTGGCCACGCAAAACCCCCTGGAGCTGGAGGGCACCTACCCCCTGCCCGAGGCCCAGCTGGACCGCTTCGCCGCCAAGATCCCCTTCCGCCCCCCCAGGCGGGAGGTGTGGCTGCGGATCCTCACCGAGGAGCCCCGCCCCCCCGAGCCCCTGGAGGTGGACTTCCTCCAGGCCCAGCGGGAGGCGGGGGAGGTACGGGTGGCCAAGGAGGCCCTAGAGGCCATCACCCACGTGGCCTTCCTGACCGGGGAGGACCGGCGCCTGCGCATGGGCCTTTCGCCCCGGGGGGCCAAGGCCTGGCTAGCCCTGGCCAAGGCCCTGGCCTACCTGCGGGGCAAGCCCCTGGTGGACTGGAAAGAGCTCAAGGACGCCGCCTTCCTCGCCCTCCCCCACCGCCTCTTCCTCACGGAGGAGGCCCTCTATGAGGGGGAGACCGCCGAGGGGGTGCTGAAGGAGGTCCTGCGGAAAGGAGGGGTGCCATGA
- a CDS encoding phosphoribosylanthranilate isomerase, protein MRVKVCGLTRLEDALLAEALGAFALGFVFAPGSPRRLEPEAARAISKALGPMVVRVGVFRDQGPEEVLRTLEEARLQVAQLHGAEPPEWAERVGRFFPVIKAFPLEGPAREEWADYPAQALLLDSRAPGSGKAYPREWALPLLRTGRRVILAGGITPENVGEVLSLSPYALDLASGVEEAPGVKSPARLRALFARVRGV, encoded by the coding sequence GTGCGGGTCAAGGTCTGCGGCCTCACCCGCCTCGAGGACGCCCTGCTGGCCGAGGCCCTGGGGGCCTTTGCCCTGGGCTTCGTCTTCGCCCCGGGCTCCCCCAGGCGCCTGGAGCCGGAGGCCGCCCGGGCCATCTCAAAGGCCCTCGGCCCCATGGTGGTGCGGGTGGGGGTCTTCCGCGACCAGGGGCCCGAGGAGGTGCTCCGCACCCTGGAGGAGGCCAGGCTCCAGGTGGCCCAGCTCCACGGGGCCGAGCCCCCGGAATGGGCCGAGAGGGTGGGGCGCTTCTTCCCCGTGATCAAGGCCTTCCCCCTGGAAGGCCCCGCCAGGGAGGAGTGGGCCGACTACCCCGCCCAGGCCCTCCTCCTGGACAGCCGGGCCCCGGGAAGCGGGAAAGCCTACCCTAGGGAATGGGCCCTCCCCCTCCTGAGGACGGGCCGCAGGGTGATCCTGGCCGGCGGCATCACCCCGGAGAACGTGGGGGAGGTCCTCTCCCTGAGCCCCTACGCCCTGGACCTGGCCAGCGGGGTGGAGGAGGCCCCGGGGGTGAAGAGCCCGGCCAGGCTCCGGGCCCTTTTCGCCCGGGTGCGGGGCGTATGA
- the ppsA gene encoding phosphoenolpyruvate synthase: protein MRWVRFFHEVGLEDVPLVGGKNASLGEMIRELSPLGVRVPGGFATTSEAYWYFLERNGLKEAIAQTLKEGDLEDPKTLQRASRQLRNLILRGAYPPDLEEEIRLAYRRLSQEAGEEALPVAVRSSATAEDLPTASFAGQQESYLYVQGEEDLLLHVKQAMASLFTARAISYRAHMGFDHLKVALSVGVQRMVRADTAASGVIFTLDPDTGHPGFVYLTAIWGLGENIVQGRVGPDGYYVHKETLKAGYKALVYKRLGSKELTLAFDPKEGRLKNRPTPPYLRNQFALQDEEALLLADWSLKIEAHYTEKRGAPTPMDIEWAKDGVTGELFILQARPETVHSQKRPVLRIHRLLARGEVLAEGLAVGEAIAAGRARILRDPKEMDRFQEGEVLVTETTNPDWEPIMKRAAAIVTERGGRTSHAAIVARELGVPAVVGAVGATRLIPDGEKVTVSCAEGETGRVYRGELPFAVEEIRPEALPRTRTRIMVNVGTPDEALRASLLPTDGVGLLRMEFVFASHVRVHPLALTRFPSLPKEVQRQVEEVTEAYADKRAYFVDTLAQGIGLIAAAFYPRPVLLRFSDFKTNEYARLLGGHLFEPKEENPMLGWRGASRYYHPEYKEGFLLEVAAVKKVREEMGLKNLMVMVPFCRTPEEGQRVLEVMAEGGLRRGEGGLEVYVMAEIPSNILEAEAFCELFDGFSIGSNDLTQLALGLDRDSERVASLFDERRPTVKALCALLIEKAHARGKKVGICGQAPSDYPEFAAFLVERGIDSISLNPDALLRTVAKVAELEAVLGR from the coding sequence ATGAGGTGGGTGCGGTTTTTCCACGAGGTGGGCCTGGAGGATGTCCCCCTGGTGGGGGGGAAGAACGCTTCCCTGGGGGAGATGATCCGGGAGCTCTCCCCCTTGGGGGTGCGGGTGCCCGGGGGGTTCGCCACCACCAGCGAGGCCTACTGGTACTTCCTGGAGCGCAACGGCCTCAAGGAGGCCATAGCCCAGACCCTGAAGGAGGGGGACCTCGAGGACCCCAAAACCCTGCAGCGGGCCTCCCGGCAGCTGCGGAACCTGATCCTGAGGGGAGCCTACCCCCCGGACCTGGAGGAGGAGATCCGCCTCGCCTACCGCCGCCTCTCCCAGGAGGCCGGGGAGGAGGCCCTCCCCGTGGCCGTGCGCTCCAGCGCCACCGCCGAGGACCTGCCCACCGCCAGCTTCGCCGGGCAGCAGGAAAGCTACCTCTACGTCCAAGGGGAGGAGGACCTTCTCCTCCACGTGAAGCAGGCCATGGCCAGCCTCTTCACCGCCCGGGCCATCAGCTACCGGGCCCACATGGGGTTTGACCACCTAAAGGTGGCCCTCTCCGTGGGGGTGCAGCGGATGGTACGGGCGGATACCGCCGCAAGCGGGGTCATCTTCACCCTGGACCCGGACACCGGCCACCCGGGCTTCGTTTACCTCACGGCCATCTGGGGCCTGGGGGAGAACATCGTCCAAGGCCGGGTGGGGCCCGACGGCTACTACGTGCACAAGGAAACCCTGAAGGCGGGGTACAAGGCCCTGGTCTACAAGCGGCTGGGCAGCAAGGAGCTCACCCTGGCCTTTGACCCCAAGGAGGGACGGCTGAAAAACCGCCCCACCCCCCCCTACCTGCGGAACCAGTTCGCCCTCCAGGACGAGGAGGCCCTCCTCCTGGCCGACTGGTCCCTGAAGATCGAGGCCCACTACACGGAAAAGCGGGGGGCCCCGACCCCCATGGACATCGAGTGGGCCAAGGACGGGGTCACGGGGGAGCTTTTCATCCTCCAGGCCCGTCCGGAAACCGTCCACTCGCAAAAGCGCCCCGTGTTGCGCATCCATCGGCTCCTGGCCCGGGGCGAGGTGCTGGCGGAAGGGCTGGCCGTGGGGGAGGCCATCGCCGCGGGCAGGGCCCGGATCCTGCGCGACCCCAAGGAGATGGACCGTTTCCAGGAGGGGGAGGTCCTGGTCACCGAAACCACCAACCCCGACTGGGAGCCCATCATGAAGCGGGCGGCGGCCATCGTCACCGAACGGGGCGGGCGTACCTCCCACGCGGCCATCGTGGCCCGGGAACTGGGGGTGCCGGCGGTGGTGGGGGCGGTGGGGGCCACCCGGCTCATCCCCGATGGGGAGAAGGTCACCGTCTCCTGCGCCGAGGGGGAGACGGGGCGGGTCTACCGCGGGGAGCTTCCCTTCGCCGTGGAGGAGATCCGCCCCGAGGCCCTGCCCCGGACCCGCACCCGGATCATGGTCAACGTGGGCACCCCGGACGAGGCCCTACGGGCCAGCCTCCTGCCCACGGACGGGGTAGGGCTTTTGCGCATGGAGTTCGTCTTCGCCAGCCACGTCCGTGTCCACCCCCTGGCCCTCACCCGCTTCCCCAGCCTCCCCAAGGAGGTCCAGCGCCAGGTGGAGGAGGTCACCGAGGCCTACGCCGACAAGCGGGCCTACTTCGTGGACACCCTGGCCCAGGGCATCGGCCTCATCGCCGCCGCCTTCTACCCCAGGCCCGTCCTCCTGCGCTTCTCCGACTTCAAGACCAACGAGTACGCCCGCCTCCTGGGCGGGCACCTCTTTGAGCCCAAGGAGGAAAACCCCATGCTGGGCTGGCGGGGGGCCAGCCGCTACTACCACCCCGAGTACAAGGAGGGCTTCCTCCTGGAGGTGGCCGCGGTCAAAAAGGTCCGGGAGGAGATGGGCCTCAAGAACCTGATGGTCATGGTGCCCTTCTGCCGCACCCCCGAGGAGGGGCAAAGGGTCCTGGAAGTGATGGCCGAGGGGGGGCTAAGGCGGGGGGAAGGGGGCCTCGAGGTCTACGTGATGGCCGAGATCCCCTCCAACATCCTGGAGGCCGAGGCCTTCTGCGAGCTCTTTGACGGCTTTTCCATCGGCTCCAACGACCTGACCCAGCTGGCCTTGGGCCTGGACCGGGACTCCGAACGGGTGGCCTCCCTCTTTGACGAGCGCCGGCCCACGGTGAAGGCCCTCTGCGCCCTGCTCATTGAGAAGGCCCACGCCCGAGGGAAAAAGGTGGGCATCTGCGGCCAGGCCCCCTCGGACTACCCGGAGTTCGCCGCCTTCCTGGTGGAACGGGGCATCGACTCCATAAGCCTGAACCCCGATGCCCTCCTGCGCACGGTGGCCAAGGTGGCGGAGCTGGAGGCCGTCCTGGGCCGCTAG
- a CDS encoding inositol monophosphatase family protein, producing the protein MIGRKHPFFPHLEAMLEAAHLARGIHAYYLERGFTQGTKSGPTDLVTQADREAEEAIKDLLLSRFPEAGFLGEEGGSAGGKALRFIVDPLDGTVNYAHGFPFYGVSLALEVGGAVQVGVVMDTARGEAFYAVRGEGAYLGGRPLRVTERGELLGSLLATGFPYDVAKDPENLTYFSRALRKGLLVRRPGAAALDLAYVAAGRLDGFWEVKLNPWDVAAGWLLVEEAGGKVTDLEGQPYRLGHRYILASNGRIHEALRRTLLGQD; encoded by the coding sequence GTGATCGGCAGGAAGCACCCCTTCTTCCCCCACCTGGAAGCCATGCTGGAGGCGGCCCACCTGGCCCGGGGCATCCACGCCTACTACCTGGAAAGGGGCTTCACCCAGGGGACCAAGTCCGGCCCCACCGACCTGGTCACCCAGGCCGACCGGGAGGCGGAGGAGGCCATCAAGGACCTCCTCCTCTCCCGCTTCCCCGAGGCCGGCTTCCTGGGGGAGGAGGGGGGGAGCGCGGGGGGAAAGGCCCTCCGCTTCATCGTGGACCCCCTGGACGGCACGGTGAACTACGCCCACGGCTTCCCCTTCTACGGGGTCTCCCTGGCCTTGGAGGTGGGGGGGGCGGTCCAGGTGGGGGTGGTGATGGACACCGCCCGGGGGGAGGCCTTCTACGCGGTGCGGGGCGAAGGGGCCTACCTGGGGGGCCGGCCCCTCCGGGTCACGGAGCGGGGGGAGCTTTTGGGCAGCCTGCTCGCCACCGGCTTCCCCTACGATGTGGCCAAGGACCCGGAGAACCTCACCTACTTCTCCCGGGCCCTGAGGAAGGGCCTCCTGGTGCGCCGCCCGGGGGCGGCCGCCCTGGACCTGGCCTACGTGGCCGCGGGGCGGCTGGACGGGTTTTGGGAGGTGAAGCTGAACCCCTGGGACGTGGCCGCGGGCTGGCTCCTGGTGGAGGAGGCCGGAGGGAAGGTCACGGACCTCGAGGGCCAGCCCTACCGCCTGGGCCACCGCTACATCCTGGCCAGCAACGGGCGCATCCACGAGGCCCTGCGCCGTACCCTCCTAGGCCAGGACTAG
- a CDS encoding elongation factor G, with translation MIQTGRTRTVALVGHAGSGKTTLTEALLYKTGAKERMGRVEDGTTTTDYTPEAKLHRTTVRTGVAPLRHQGHRIFLLDAPGYGDFVGEIRGALEAADAAMVAVSAEAGVQVGTERAWTVAERLGLPRMVVVTKLDKGGDYYALLEDLRATLGPILPIDLPLYEGGRWVGLMDVFHQKAYRYQGGQEVEVPVPEAEGERVRRFRQEVLEAIVETDEGLLEKYLEGEEVTGEALEKAFHEAVRQGLLYPVALASGTEGIGILPLLDLILEALPSPGERFGEGPALGKVFKVQVDPFMGQVAYVRLYRGRLRPGDTLLSEAGPVRLPHLYVPMGKDLLEVEEAEGGYILGLPKAEALHRGMVLWQGERPESEAVPFARLPEPNVPVAIRPKGRTDEAKLGEALRKLLEEDPSLKLERQEETGELLLWGHGELHLATAKERLADYGVEVEFSVPKVPYRETIRKVAEGQGKYKKQTGGHGQYGDVWLRLEPAPEYSFEWRITGGVIPSKYQEAIEEGILEAAKKGVLAGYPVMGFKAIVYNGSYHEVDSSDLAFQIAASMAFKKVMEQAGPVLLEPIYQIKVVAPQERVGDILSDLQARRGRILGMEQEGALSAVRAEVPLSEVLEYYKALPSLTGGAGAYTLEFSHYAEVPPHLAQRIVQERKAAEGQ, from the coding sequence ATGATCCAGACCGGGCGGACCCGTACCGTGGCCCTGGTGGGCCACGCGGGAAGCGGCAAGACCACGCTCACGGAGGCGCTCCTCTACAAAACGGGGGCCAAGGAGCGGATGGGCCGGGTGGAGGACGGCACCACCACCACCGACTACACCCCCGAGGCCAAGCTCCACCGCACCACGGTGCGCACTGGGGTGGCCCCCCTGCGGCACCAGGGGCACCGCATCTTCCTCCTGGACGCCCCCGGGTATGGGGACTTCGTGGGGGAGATCCGGGGGGCCTTGGAAGCGGCGGACGCGGCCATGGTGGCGGTTTCCGCCGAGGCCGGGGTCCAGGTGGGGACGGAGCGGGCCTGGACCGTGGCCGAGCGCCTGGGCCTTCCCCGCATGGTGGTGGTGACCAAGCTGGACAAGGGGGGGGACTACTACGCCCTCCTGGAGGACCTGCGGGCCACCCTGGGCCCCATCCTGCCCATAGACCTCCCCCTCTACGAGGGGGGGCGTTGGGTGGGGCTCATGGACGTCTTCCACCAAAAGGCCTACCGCTACCAGGGGGGGCAGGAGGTGGAGGTGCCCGTGCCCGAGGCGGAGGGAGAACGGGTGAGGCGCTTCCGGCAGGAGGTCCTCGAGGCCATCGTGGAGACCGATGAGGGCCTTTTGGAGAAGTACCTGGAAGGGGAGGAGGTCACGGGGGAGGCCTTGGAGAAGGCCTTCCACGAGGCGGTGCGCCAGGGCCTTCTCTACCCGGTGGCCCTGGCCTCGGGGACGGAGGGGATCGGCATCCTGCCCCTTCTGGACCTGATCCTCGAGGCCCTGCCTTCCCCCGGGGAGCGCTTCGGGGAGGGCCCGGCCCTGGGCAAGGTCTTCAAGGTGCAGGTGGACCCCTTCATGGGCCAGGTGGCCTACGTGCGCCTCTACCGGGGAAGGCTTAGGCCCGGGGACACCCTCTTAAGCGAGGCCGGGCCGGTGCGCCTCCCCCACCTTTACGTGCCCATGGGCAAAGACCTCCTGGAGGTGGAGGAGGCGGAAGGGGGGTACATCCTGGGCCTGCCCAAGGCCGAGGCCCTGCACCGGGGGATGGTCCTGTGGCAGGGGGAACGGCCAGAAAGCGAGGCCGTGCCCTTCGCCCGCCTTCCCGAGCCCAACGTGCCCGTGGCCATCCGCCCCAAGGGCCGCACGGACGAGGCCAAGCTGGGGGAGGCCTTGAGGAAGCTGCTGGAGGAAGACCCCAGCCTCAAGCTGGAAAGGCAGGAGGAGACGGGGGAGCTCCTGCTCTGGGGGCACGGGGAGCTCCACCTGGCCACCGCCAAGGAGCGGCTGGCCGACTACGGGGTGGAGGTGGAGTTCTCCGTGCCCAAGGTGCCCTACCGGGAAACCATCCGCAAGGTGGCCGAGGGCCAGGGCAAGTACAAGAAGCAGACCGGGGGGCACGGCCAGTACGGGGACGTCTGGCTCCGCCTGGAACCCGCCCCCGAGTACAGCTTTGAGTGGCGGATCACCGGCGGGGTCATCCCCAGCAAGTACCAGGAGGCCATTGAGGAGGGCATCCTGGAGGCGGCCAAGAAGGGGGTCCTGGCGGGCTACCCGGTGATGGGCTTCAAGGCCATCGTCTACAACGGCTCCTACCACGAGGTGGACTCCTCGGACCTGGCCTTCCAGATCGCCGCCAGCATGGCCTTCAAGAAGGTGATGGAACAGGCGGGCCCGGTCCTCCTGGAGCCCATCTACCAGATCAAGGTGGTGGCCCCCCAGGAGCGGGTGGGGGACATCCTCTCCGACCTCCAGGCCCGGCGGGGGCGGATCCTGGGCATGGAGCAGGAAGGGGCCCTGAGCGCCGTGCGGGCCGAGGTGCCCCTCTCGGAGGTGCTGGAGTACTACAAGGCCCTGCCCAGCCTCACGGGCGGGGCGGGGGCCTACACCCTGGAGTTCAGCCACTACGCCGAGGTCCCCCCGCACCTGGCCCAGCGCATCGTGCAGGAGCGCAAGGCCGCGGAGGGGCAGTAG
- a CDS encoding adenosylcobalamin-dependent ribonucleoside-diphosphate reductase codes for MERHFFDEHAQAIAKRQYLQPGDGDILGMFRRVAREVARVERPEERALWEERFFELMASKRFSPGGRILAGAGTPHGNLLNCFVQGATENPPESFAGIMEVAKKLALVTKVGGGNGVNLDPYRSKGDRQRRPVRGVAYLAASHPDVEDFIRGLMRPPTNPDGPKEEITLKNFVRVVYGELPPELKALAERYGVLTVKEPPEERILVPDDMGGIVEAAKEAADLARKGKEPQVDFSLLRPEGAPIRGSGGTSSGPVSFLFELFDHFLEWAALGAEAAGPVATLRYVYAPVLRVVRQGGTRRGAGMATLSIDHPDLLDFLTAKDLDREKAEGDISTFNISVLVTDAFMEALEADALWPVTPVEVPGKYYPHPLEGPYSGRIPDLPERADGAKPIPLFGGQVPARWLWHEIAWHAWATGEPGLIFIDRVNALSALKGLGPQYEIRSTNPCGEIPLTVGEPCDLGALNLAAYVEDGEFQMEAFRQDVKTAVRFLDNVLDVNKFALPDNEAAAKRLRRLGLGVMGLADALIKMGLPYASEAAREKVYEIISAMREEAIRASEELARERGPFPLYEAHREHFARLGVRPRRNVALLTVAPTGTTSMLMGVSSGIEPVFSPFVWRRIGGEYKPLLHPLFVELLEAYPPAFGFERDGKWDWDKVVEEIQRDGHGSVQGLPFVPEAIRKVFQCAHDISPLDHVRMQGAVQRAFDAEGLAGNSLSKTINLPHEATVLDVEAAYAEAYRTGCKGITVYRDGSREFQVLTVKKEEAKGQGEDTPQAKAQEVKGVAEAQEHPPAPQGVAPGKPQGQPTYERPGRLLGFTDMVKLLSPDGSKRSFLVTVNMLGDRPIEVILTSGKAGDEANADSEALGRVVSIALQYGVPPEALIRTLRGINGGLYGTYQGRLVSSKADLIAVALETVPEAFKGTPRAPGGEEVEKALPTLSGGGLSLPGASPCPACGEKALVREEGCWNCQACGYSKCG; via the coding sequence ATGGAACGCCATTTCTTTGACGAGCACGCCCAGGCCATCGCCAAACGCCAGTATCTCCAGCCCGGGGACGGGGATATCCTGGGCATGTTCCGCCGGGTGGCCCGGGAGGTGGCCCGGGTGGAAAGGCCAGAGGAGCGCGCTTTGTGGGAAGAGCGCTTCTTTGAGCTTATGGCCTCCAAGCGCTTCTCCCCAGGGGGCAGGATCCTGGCCGGGGCGGGTACGCCCCACGGCAACCTCCTCAACTGCTTCGTCCAGGGGGCCACGGAAAACCCCCCCGAGAGCTTTGCCGGCATCATGGAGGTGGCCAAAAAGCTGGCCCTGGTCACCAAGGTGGGCGGGGGCAACGGGGTGAACCTGGACCCCTACCGCTCCAAGGGGGACCGGCAGCGCCGGCCCGTCCGGGGCGTGGCCTACCTGGCGGCCAGCCACCCCGACGTGGAGGACTTCATCCGCGGGCTCATGCGCCCCCCCACCAACCCCGACGGCCCCAAGGAGGAGATCACCCTGAAAAACTTCGTACGGGTGGTCTACGGGGAGTTGCCGCCGGAGCTCAAGGCCCTGGCCGAGCGCTACGGGGTCCTCACGGTCAAAGAGCCTCCTGAGGAGCGCATCCTGGTCCCCGACGACATGGGGGGGATCGTGGAAGCAGCCAAGGAGGCCGCGGATCTGGCCCGCAAGGGGAAAGAACCCCAGGTGGACTTCTCCCTTCTGCGCCCGGAAGGGGCCCCCATCCGGGGCTCGGGGGGGACCAGCTCGGGCCCGGTGAGCTTCCTCTTTGAGCTTTTTGACCACTTCCTGGAGTGGGCCGCCCTGGGGGCGGAGGCCGCGGGACCGGTGGCCACCCTGCGCTACGTCTACGCCCCGGTCCTCCGGGTGGTGCGCCAGGGGGGAACCCGCCGGGGGGCGGGGATGGCCACCCTCTCCATCGACCACCCGGACCTCCTGGACTTTCTCACCGCCAAGGACCTGGACCGGGAAAAGGCCGAGGGGGATATCTCCACCTTCAACATCTCGGTCCTGGTCACCGATGCCTTCATGGAGGCCCTCGAGGCCGACGCCCTCTGGCCCGTGACCCCGGTGGAGGTGCCCGGCAAGTACTACCCCCACCCCCTGGAAGGCCCCTACAGTGGCCGCATCCCCGACCTGCCCGAGCGGGCGGACGGGGCCAAACCCATCCCCCTCTTCGGGGGCCAGGTCCCTGCCAGGTGGCTCTGGCACGAGATCGCCTGGCACGCCTGGGCCACGGGGGAGCCGGGGCTCATCTTCATTGACCGGGTCAACGCCCTTTCCGCCCTCAAGGGGCTTGGGCCCCAGTACGAGATCCGCTCCACCAACCCTTGCGGCGAGATCCCCCTCACCGTGGGGGAGCCCTGCGACCTGGGGGCCCTGAACCTGGCCGCTTACGTGGAGGACGGCGAGTTCCAGATGGAGGCCTTCCGGCAGGACGTAAAGACGGCGGTCCGCTTCCTGGACAATGTCCTGGACGTGAACAAGTTCGCCCTGCCCGATAACGAGGCCGCGGCCAAGCGCCTACGCCGCCTGGGTCTTGGGGTCATGGGCCTGGCGGACGCCCTCATCAAGATGGGCCTCCCCTACGCCTCCGAAGCGGCCCGGGAAAAGGTGTATGAGATCATCTCCGCCATGCGGGAGGAGGCCATAAGGGCCTCGGAGGAGCTGGCCCGGGAGAGGGGCCCCTTCCCCCTCTACGAGGCCCACCGGGAGCACTTTGCGCGGTTGGGCGTGCGCCCCAGGCGGAACGTGGCCCTTCTCACCGTGGCCCCTACGGGAACCACCAGCATGCTCATGGGGGTTTCCAGCGGCATTGAGCCCGTCTTCAGCCCCTTCGTCTGGCGGAGGATCGGCGGGGAGTACAAGCCCCTCCTCCACCCCCTCTTTGTGGAACTCTTGGAAGCCTACCCGCCTGCTTTCGGCTTCGAAAGGGACGGGAAGTGGGACTGGGACAAGGTGGTGGAGGAAATCCAGCGGGACGGACACGGCTCGGTGCAGGGCCTTCCCTTCGTCCCCGAGGCCATCCGGAAGGTCTTCCAGTGCGCCCACGACATCAGCCCCCTGGACCACGTGCGCATGCAAGGGGCCGTGCAGCGGGCCTTTGACGCCGAGGGCCTTGCCGGCAACAGCCTTTCCAAGACCATCAACCTGCCCCACGAGGCCACGGTCTTGGACGTGGAGGCGGCTTACGCGGAGGCCTACCGCACCGGGTGCAAGGGGATCACCGTGTACCGGGACGGGTCGCGGGAGTTCCAGGTGCTCACGGTGAAGAAGGAGGAGGCAAAGGGGCAAGGGGAGGATACCCCCCAGGCCAAGGCCCAGGAGGTCAAGGGGGTTGCGGAAGCCCAAGAGCATCCCCCTGCGCCCCAAGGGGTGGCCCCCGGCAAGCCCCAGGGGCAGCCCACCTACGAGCGCCCGGGGAGGCTTCTGGGCTTTACCGACATGGTGAAGCTCCTCTCCCCCGACGGCTCCAAGCGCAGCTTCCTGGTTACGGTGAACATGCTGGGGGACAGGCCCATTGAGGTCATCCTCACCTCGGGCAAGGCCGGGGACGAGGCCAACGCCGACTCCGAGGCCCTGGGCCGGGTGGTCTCCATCGCCCTGCAGTACGGGGTGCCCCCGGAGGCCCTGATCCGCACCCTGAGGGGCATCAACGGGGGGCTTTACGGCACCTACCAGGGGCGGCTCGTCTCCAGCAAGGCCGACCTGATCGCCGTGGCCCTGGAAACGGTCCCGGAGGCCTTCAAGGGAACCCCTAGGGCCCCCGGGGGCGAAGAGGTGGAAAAGGCCCTGCCCACCCTTTCCGGGGGGGGCCTAAGCCTGCCCGGGGCAAGCCCCTGCCCCGCCTGCGGGGAGAAGGCCCTGGTGCGGGAGGAGGGGTGCTGGAACTGCCAGGCCTGCGGCTACTCCAAGTGCGGCTAG
- a CDS encoding Mov34/MPN/PAD-1 family protein, which yields MSQVLYVPRNLLAQTRAHLLREAPREGVGLWAGRREVERVLPLPNAHPEPLTGYLAEPLALLRALKEVEREGLSLLAIYHSHPQGPALPSPRDIREARWRVPYVIFGTDGVRAFLLPEGREVGLVLL from the coding sequence TTGTCCCAGGTCCTCTACGTGCCGCGAAACCTGTTGGCGCAAACCCGGGCCCACCTCCTGCGGGAGGCCCCCCGGGAAGGGGTGGGGCTTTGGGCGGGAAGGCGGGAGGTGGAGCGGGTCCTTCCCCTGCCCAACGCCCACCCCGAGCCCCTCACCGGCTACTTGGCCGAGCCCTTGGCCCTCCTCCGGGCCCTCAAGGAGGTGGAGCGGGAGGGGCTTTCCCTCCTGGCCATCTACCACTCCCACCCCCAGGGCCCGGCCCTCCCCAGCCCCCGGGACATCCGGGAGGCCCGCTGGCGGGTGCCCTACGTCATCTTCGGCACCGACGGGGTGCGGGCCTTCCTCCTGCCCGAGGGGCGGGAGGTGGGGCTGGTCCTGCTCTGA